In Myxocyprinus asiaticus isolate MX2 ecotype Aquarium Trade chromosome 16, UBuf_Myxa_2, whole genome shotgun sequence, a single window of DNA contains:
- the nradd gene encoding tumor necrosis factor receptor superfamily member 16, with protein sequence MKGAIQALLLCSCILGVKVAIGEACASKQFTNTGECCSMCAAGTGLAARCGQEDTNCQPCQDGVSFSDSEGLSACLLCARCPVGILELARCTPTQDTHCDCGEHFFLWREANSTDGLCAACTLCNHGSGMVRPCGPLGNTVCERCKPGTYSKEKSDWKSCVPCSRCSDDEVEIRPCMPEFDTVCMVKDLNILSRPESSEFPRWPILSEETDNRSSTAPGSEAPRLTPSDQGGNNIMVYVSVLAAVVLGLLFYVAYKCWKSCQQKQALAKARVGELNNAGEGEKLHSDSGVFLDSHSLQDSQPSKGSKRDSKQDTRLYVNLPPVRQEEVERLLMESGSRSWRQLATTLGYEQERVDMFGRGQDPIHTLLTDWAQQEGSTLGLLCSALTRIGRPDVITVLTAPSQGVSLV encoded by the exons GTGGCTATTGGTGAGGCCTGTGCCAGTAAGCAGTTCACAAACACAGGTGAATGTTGCAGCATGTGTGCGGCAGGCACTGGTTTGGCAGCCAGGTGTGGTCAGGAAGACACTAACTGTCAGCCATGTCAAGATG GTGTGTCATTCTCAGATTCAGAGGGCCTTTCAGCTTGTCTGCTGTGTGCCCGCTGCCCTGTTGGAATTCTGGAACTGGCACGCTGCACTCCCACTCAGGATACCCATTGTGACTGCGGTGAGCATTTCTTCCTGTGGCGGGAGGCTAACAGCACAGATGGTCTCTGTGCAGCCTGCACTCTCTGCAACCATGGAAGCGGAATGGTTCGGCCCTGTGGACCGCTGGGAAATACTGTTTGCGAACGATGCAAACCAGGAACTTACTCAAAGGAGAAAAGCGACTGGAAATCATGTGTGCCATGTTCACGCTGTAGTGACGATGAGGTGGAGATCAGACCCTGCATGCCTGAATTTGACACTGTCTGTATGG TAAAAGACCTCAACATCCTGTCCCGGCCAGAGAGTTCTGAATTCCCCCGCTGGCCGATTCTGAGTGAGGAAACTGATAACAGGAGCAGCACAGCTCCAGGGTCAGAAGCCCCTCGACTCACACCTTCGGACCAGGGAGGCAACAACATCATGGTCTATGTGTCTGTACTGGCTGCAGTGGTGCTAGGTCTCCTGTTCTATGTCGCCTACAAATG CTGGAAGTCCTGTCAGCAGAAGCAGGCTCTGGCAAAAGCTCGGGTCGGAGAGTTGAACAATGCTGGAGAGGGAGAGAAATTACACAGTGACAGTGGTGTGTTCCTGGACTCTCACAGCCTTCAGGACAGCCAGCCCAGCAAAG GCAGTAAACGGGACAGCAAACAAGACACACGGCTTTACGTGAACCTGCCCCCCGTCAGGCAGGAGGAGGTAGAGCGACTTCTCATGGAGAGCGGCAGTCGGAGCTGGAGGCAGCTGGCTACCACGCTTGGTTACGAACAAGAGCGTGTGGACATGTTTGGACGGGGCCAGGACCCCATCCACACCTTATTGACTGACTGGGCCCAGCAGGAGGGCTCCACATTGGGCCTGCTCTGCTCCGCTCTCACCCGCATTGGGCGGCCGGATGTCATTACTGTCCTCACCGCCCCCTCTCAAGGAGTGTCACTGGTCTGA